Proteins from a genomic interval of Kitasatospora kifunensis:
- a CDS encoding FAD-dependent monooxygenase has protein sequence MTSVLIVGSGPTGLTLACDLARRGIAVRIIEKSPQFPRSSRAKGPNPRSLEVLEDLGVVDEILAAGIAPVVMRKYRDGLPIADTHPYEDSRPTPDAPYDRPWLLPQWRLEEILRARLAGYGVRVERGAELVQLTQQDGGVSATLADGSQLEARYLVGCDGGHSTTRKLLGIPLAGETAEDLVMVCGDVELDERAGLDEQAGLDEQAGLDGLNGLERGVWHQWFDEDGGVLLCPIPGTRSGWWFQASPERDDEGGLVQPSRESFQRLLDRHAKIPGLRLAEATLLSTYRVNVRMIDRYRVGRAFLAGDAAHVHPVAGGLGMNTGIQDAFNLGWKLALVLNGQAGPGLLDTYEEERLPVAAWTLDITSDRLRAALEAIKEPGGGLDVVSTPETSTLGLGYRWSSLAHSGGDERDHRDSRLRAGDRAPDAPCRDAATGAPTRLFEVFAGPHFTLLGFGPSTAQALRETAAQHGDTVRPYPVAAGPHGLLDEQGLARSAYRITEDCLVLIRPDNHVALTAPATDTQAVPHYLAGLGH, from the coding sequence ATGACCAGCGTGCTGATCGTGGGATCCGGGCCGACCGGGCTGACCCTCGCCTGCGACCTCGCCAGGCGCGGCATCGCGGTGCGGATCATCGAGAAGTCCCCGCAGTTCCCCCGCAGTTCACGGGCCAAGGGGCCCAACCCCCGCAGCCTTGAGGTCCTGGAGGACCTCGGCGTCGTCGACGAGATCCTCGCCGCCGGGATCGCGCCCGTGGTCATGCGCAAGTACCGCGACGGGCTGCCGATCGCCGACACCCACCCGTACGAGGACTCCAGGCCGACCCCCGACGCCCCCTACGACCGGCCGTGGCTGCTGCCGCAGTGGCGGCTGGAGGAAATCCTGCGCGCCCGCCTCGCCGGGTACGGCGTGCGCGTGGAGCGGGGCGCCGAACTGGTCCAACTCACGCAGCAGGACGGCGGTGTGAGCGCCACGCTCGCCGACGGCAGCCAGCTCGAGGCACGCTACCTGGTGGGCTGCGACGGCGGCCACAGCACGACCCGCAAGCTGCTCGGCATCCCGCTCGCCGGCGAGACGGCCGAGGACCTGGTGATGGTCTGCGGGGACGTCGAACTGGACGAACGAGCCGGGCTGGACGAACAAGCCGGACTGGACGAACAAGCCGGACTGGACGGGCTGAACGGGCTGGAGCGCGGCGTCTGGCACCAGTGGTTCGACGAGGACGGCGGGGTGCTGCTCTGCCCGATTCCCGGCACCCGGTCGGGGTGGTGGTTCCAGGCCTCGCCGGAGCGGGACGACGAGGGCGGCCTCGTCCAGCCGTCGCGCGAGAGCTTCCAGCGGCTCCTCGACCGGCACGCCAAGATCCCCGGCCTGCGCCTGGCCGAGGCCACCCTGCTGTCGACCTACCGGGTCAACGTGCGCATGATCGACCGCTACCGGGTCGGCCGGGCCTTCCTCGCCGGTGACGCCGCGCACGTCCACCCGGTCGCGGGCGGCCTGGGCATGAACACCGGCATCCAGGACGCCTTCAACCTGGGGTGGAAGCTCGCACTGGTCCTGAACGGTCAGGCCGGGCCCGGTCTGCTCGACACCTACGAGGAGGAGCGACTGCCGGTCGCCGCCTGGACGTTGGACATCACCTCCGACCGCCTACGCGCCGCCCTGGAGGCCATCAAGGAGCCGGGCGGCGGCCTGGACGTCGTGTCCACGCCGGAGACGAGCACCCTGGGCCTGGGATACCGGTGGAGCTCCCTTGCGCACAGCGGAGGCGATGAACGAGACCACCGCGACAGCCGGCTGCGGGCCGGCGACCGCGCCCCCGACGCCCCCTGCCGCGACGCCGCGACCGGCGCGCCGACCCGCCTGTTCGAGGTGTTCGCCGGACCCCACTTCACCCTCCTCGGCTTCGGCCCGAGCACCGCCCAGGCCCTGCGGGAGACGGCCGCGCAGCACGGTGACACCGTCCGCCCGTACCCGGTGGCCGCAGGCCCGCACGGGCTCCTCGACGAGCAGGGACTTGCCCGGTCGGCCTACAGGATCACCGAGGACTGCCTGGTGCTGATCCGGCCCGACAACCACGTGGCACTGACCGCACCCGCAACCGACACGCAGGCAGTGCCGCACTACCTGGCCGGCCTCGGCCACTGA